Proteins encoded together in one Caballeronia sp. NK8 window:
- a CDS encoding type II and III secretion system protein family protein: MRTQLDFSSIERRGAHIALACAGMLLAWSAQAAQPAAPAKQSDHVTAPAVQLAQARTAQPALIRTALAAKAAAAPGVEIGQGALTLDAGKGTMLRLPEDATSVFVADPSIADVHVPSPKTVFVLGKKTGTTTLYVLGPNNKTLLQRTVIVARDMMALRNMISSRFPNLNVQATTSQGSLLVAGQVPTSADADAIVQAVMPFLTDKEVLINRLTVDRPLQVQLRVRITEVDRNVTQQLGINWQALGSSGNWLGGLFSGRAIQNLTQPIVNGNGGISYPINLPSNNAFSFLAGFKTGNTDIRALIDALNQEGLLTVLAEPNLVAMSGQTASFLAGGEFPIPVSQTNGAISVEFKQFGVKLDFTPTVLNERRISLKVRPEVSQIDPTASVTTGGVTVPGLSVRRADTTVELASGQSFAIGGLLQSNTTDIVSQVPGIGSIPVLGKLFSSSNYQNNKTELVIMVTPYLVEPTDSAKLRSPLDSLISPSSDVEYSFQRRAGQSNAAQPSASEPRLVGAAGYVY, from the coding sequence ATGAGAACGCAGTTGGACTTCAGCAGCATCGAAAGACGGGGCGCGCATATCGCGCTCGCGTGCGCGGGCATGCTGCTGGCATGGTCCGCTCAGGCGGCGCAGCCGGCCGCGCCCGCGAAGCAGTCGGACCATGTAACGGCGCCGGCCGTCCAGCTTGCGCAGGCGCGCACGGCACAACCCGCGCTCATCCGGACCGCGCTCGCAGCGAAGGCCGCCGCCGCGCCGGGCGTCGAGATCGGGCAGGGCGCGCTCACGCTCGACGCGGGCAAGGGCACGATGCTGCGTCTGCCGGAAGATGCCACGTCGGTGTTCGTCGCCGATCCGTCGATCGCGGATGTCCATGTGCCGTCGCCGAAGACCGTCTTCGTGCTCGGCAAGAAGACCGGCACGACCACGCTCTATGTGCTCGGCCCGAACAACAAGACGCTGCTGCAGCGCACGGTGATCGTCGCGCGCGACATGATGGCCTTGCGCAACATGATCTCGTCGCGCTTTCCGAACCTGAACGTGCAGGCGACGACGAGCCAGGGCTCGCTGCTCGTCGCGGGCCAGGTGCCGACTTCCGCCGATGCCGACGCGATCGTGCAGGCCGTCATGCCCTTTCTCACCGACAAGGAAGTGCTGATCAACCGGCTGACCGTGGATCGTCCGTTGCAGGTGCAACTGCGCGTGCGTATCACCGAAGTGGACCGCAACGTGACGCAGCAGCTCGGCATCAACTGGCAGGCGCTCGGCAGCTCGGGCAACTGGCTCGGCGGCCTCTTCAGCGGCCGCGCGATCCAGAACCTGACCCAACCGATCGTCAACGGCAACGGCGGCATCAGCTATCCGATCAACCTGCCGTCGAATAACGCGTTCTCGTTCCTCGCGGGCTTCAAGACCGGCAATACCGATATCCGCGCGCTCATCGACGCGCTGAATCAGGAAGGCCTGCTCACCGTGCTCGCGGAGCCGAATCTCGTCGCGATGTCCGGCCAGACGGCGAGCTTTCTCGCCGGCGGCGAATTCCCGATCCCGGTCTCGCAGACCAACGGCGCGATCTCGGTCGAGTTCAAGCAGTTCGGCGTCAAGCTCGACTTCACGCCGACCGTGCTGAACGAGCGCCGCATCAGCCTGAAGGTGCGTCCGGAAGTGAGCCAGATCGACCCGACCGCGAGCGTGACCACGGGCGGCGTGACCGTGCCGGGCCTCTCGGTGCGCCGCGCCGACACGACCGTCGAACTCGCGAGCGGCCAGAGCTTCGCAATCGGCGGCCTCCTGCAGAGCAATACGACGGACATCGTTTCGCAGGTGCCCGGCATCGGCTCGATTCCGGTGCTCGGCAAGCTGTTCTCGTCGTCGAACTATCAGAACAACAAGACCGAGCTCGTCATCATGGTGACGCCGTATCTCGTCGAGCCGACCGATTCCGCGAAGCTGCGCTCGCCGCTCGATTCGCTGATCTCGCCTTCGAGCGATGTCGAGTACAGCTTCCAGCGCAGGGCGGGGCAGTCGAACGCCGCGCAGCCGTCCGCTTCCGAACCGCGCCTCGTGGGCGCGGCGGGCTATGTCTATTGA
- the cpaB gene encoding Flp pilus assembly protein CpaB, whose protein sequence is MSNIIKFAVLLVGALLIALIVRVVVASASRPTEHAVTTAKAQVSAAELPQGLLLRDEDLTWKTLPVSQLPPNAIVEGADNAVDIKGALLRHPVESGAVLTSADVILPNAPGFLAATLKPDMRAVSVAVDDVSGNAGLIQPGDYVDLILTQQMDRRTDSPDLAVSSETVVEHVRVLAVGSEIKRPKNTGDATEVVTRARTVTLEVTPRMGEVVAVAARLGSLSLALRSFATDTRDPAASAAVAASSTQRTPIWAGDISRAVRDLPRARPAQVAATHAPTPPRAVTIYRGSDKGDAGSTVAQVGASSEAPPLPTVPAR, encoded by the coding sequence ATGTCCAACATCATCAAGTTCGCCGTGCTTCTGGTCGGCGCTTTGCTCATCGCGCTCATCGTGCGCGTCGTCGTGGCGAGCGCTTCGCGCCCGACGGAACATGCCGTCACCACCGCGAAGGCGCAGGTGAGTGCCGCCGAGCTGCCGCAAGGTCTGCTGCTGCGCGACGAAGACCTCACCTGGAAGACGCTGCCGGTCTCGCAGTTGCCGCCCAACGCGATCGTCGAAGGCGCGGATAACGCGGTCGACATCAAGGGCGCGCTGTTGCGCCATCCGGTCGAAAGCGGCGCGGTGCTCACGTCCGCCGACGTCATCCTGCCGAACGCGCCGGGTTTTCTCGCCGCGACGCTCAAGCCCGACATGCGCGCCGTGTCGGTCGCGGTGGACGACGTGTCCGGCAACGCCGGCCTGATCCAGCCGGGCGACTATGTCGACCTGATTCTCACGCAGCAGATGGATCGCCGCACCGATTCGCCGGACCTCGCCGTATCGAGCGAGACCGTGGTCGAGCATGTGCGCGTGCTCGCGGTCGGCTCCGAGATCAAGCGGCCCAAGAATACCGGCGACGCGACCGAAGTCGTCACGCGCGCCCGCACCGTGACGCTCGAAGTGACGCCGCGCATGGGCGAAGTCGTCGCGGTCGCGGCGCGTCTCGGCTCGCTGTCGCTCGCGCTGCGCAGCTTCGCGACCGATACGCGCGATCCCGCCGCATCGGCGGCTGTCGCGGCTTCATCCACGCAACGCACGCCGATCTGGGCGGGCGATATTTCCCGCGCCGTGCGCGATCTGCCGCGCGCGCGGCCCGCGCAGGTCGCCGCGACTCACGCGCCGACGCCTCCGCGCGCCGTCACGATCTACCGCGGCTCGGACAAGGGCGATGCCGGTTCGACGGTTGCGCAGGTCGGCGCATCGTCGGAGGCGCCGCCATTGCCGACGGTGCCCGCGCGATAG
- a CDS encoding prepilin peptidase yields MQLLSLAIRLIVLCVLLWLAVIDVRSRRLPTKIVLAVGALFFADALARRMPVDDVIVHLLLALGVFLVCAVLFAAKMLGGGDAKLASVIFLWAGLALSLPALTLISVIGTVVSLISLATRYMNPDQQFMPMRALAMFSGARGVPYGVALALGGGLVIVLPALLPFLANR; encoded by the coding sequence GTGCAGCTATTGTCTCTTGCCATTCGCCTGATCGTGCTCTGCGTGCTGCTCTGGCTCGCGGTCATCGACGTGCGCTCCCGACGCCTGCCGACCAAAATCGTGCTGGCCGTCGGTGCGCTCTTCTTTGCCGATGCGCTCGCCCGCCGCATGCCGGTCGACGATGTCATCGTTCATCTGCTGCTCGCGCTTGGCGTATTCCTGGTCTGCGCCGTGCTGTTCGCGGCGAAAATGCTGGGCGGAGGCGATGCAAAACTCGCCTCCGTAATTTTTCTCTGGGCCGGCCTCGCCTTGTCGCTGCCCGCCCTGACGCTCATTTCCGTGATCGGGACCGTCGTGTCCCTGATCAGTCTCGCGACGCGCTACATGAATCCGGATCAGCAGTTCATGCCGATGCGGGCGCTCGCGATGTTCTCTGGCGCGCGCGGCGTGCCCTATGGCGTGGCCCTCGCACTCGGCGGCGGTCTCGTGATCGTGCTGCCGGCGCTCCTGCCTTTCCTCGCGAACCGATAG
- a CDS encoding Flp family type IVb pilin gives MRKLMKAFVRDERGVSAMEYAVLAGIVVLALGAMASTFSTSIGSMFDSLFNKVSTAQKVS, from the coding sequence ATGCGCAAATTGATGAAGGCATTCGTGCGCGACGAGCGCGGTGTCAGCGCGATGGAGTATGCAGTCCTCGCCGGCATCGTCGTGCTGGCACTGGGCGCGATGGCAAGCACGTTCAGCACCAGCATCGGCTCGATGTTCGACAGCCTGTTCAATAAGGTTTCGACGGCACAGAAAGTAAGTTGA
- a CDS encoding low affinity iron permease family protein, with protein MKTSWFLKFSNALAQVAGHASTFVIAVLLVIVWAVSGPLFHFSDTWQLVINTSTTIVTFLMVFLIQNTQNRDTAAMQIKLDELIRAVDKAHNALLDLEELDEKELAVFRKRYEKLAQDARDNLRSPSTDIEMPSFPQDDKRDR; from the coding sequence ATGAAGACCTCGTGGTTTCTCAAGTTCTCGAATGCGCTCGCGCAGGTTGCGGGTCATGCATCGACCTTCGTCATCGCGGTGCTGCTCGTGATCGTCTGGGCGGTCTCGGGGCCGCTTTTTCACTTCAGCGATACCTGGCAACTCGTCATCAATACGTCGACGACCATCGTCACGTTCTTGATGGTGTTCCTGATTCAGAACACGCAGAATCGCGACACCGCGGCAATGCAGATCAAGCTCGACGAGCTCATTCGCGCGGTTGATAAGGCGCATAACGCGCTGCTCGATCTCGAGGAACTCGACGAAAAGGAACTCGCGGTGTTTCGCAAGCGCTATGAAAAGCTTGCGCAGGATGCGCGGGATAACTTGCGCTCGCCTAGTACCGATATAGAGATGCCTTCTTTTCCTCAAGACGATAAGCGTGATCGCTAA
- a CDS encoding DNA-3-methyladenine glycosylase — protein sequence MNSKPKPIDFHAPSEIVAQRLIGAIVTVDGVGGRIVETEAYDREDPASHSFSGPTPRNAAMFGPPAHAYVYRSYGIHWCLNFVCREAGHGAGVLIRAIEPLVGIDAMRERRGLEPLKLLCSGPGRVAQALGITHRNNGMSLLESPFHIEPPEEKFSIVHGPRIGITKAIDVPWRFGLAGSKFVSKPFPKS from the coding sequence ATGAACAGCAAGCCCAAGCCCATCGATTTTCATGCGCCGTCCGAGATCGTCGCGCAACGCCTGATCGGCGCGATCGTGACCGTCGACGGGGTCGGCGGCCGCATCGTCGAAACGGAAGCGTATGACCGCGAAGACCCCGCGTCGCACAGCTTCTCCGGTCCGACGCCCCGCAATGCAGCAATGTTCGGGCCGCCCGCGCACGCCTACGTGTATCGCTCCTACGGCATCCACTGGTGCCTGAACTTCGTGTGCCGCGAGGCGGGCCACGGCGCGGGCGTGCTGATTCGCGCAATCGAGCCGCTCGTCGGCATCGACGCGATGCGCGAGCGGCGCGGACTGGAGCCGCTCAAATTGCTTTGCTCGGGGCCGGGCCGTGTCGCGCAGGCGCTCGGCATCACGCATCGGAACAACGGCATGTCGCTGCTGGAGTCGCCGTTTCATATCGAGCCGCCCGAGGAAAAGTTTTCCATCGTGCATGGGCCGCGCATCGGCATCACCAAGGCGATCGACGTGCCGTGGCGCTTCGGGCTCGCCGGATCGAAGTTCGTCAGCAAGCCCTTTCCGAAGTCCTGA
- a CDS encoding ABC transporter substrate-binding protein — MTPLRLTLAAIAASIAFAAHADTIKIGEINSYKAQPAFLLPYKNGWNLALDEINAAGGINGNKLEVVSRDDNGNPGDTVRVAQELVAREQVKLLFGGFLSNTGLALADFAKQRHIFFLAAEPLTDKIVWQDGNKYTYRLRPSTYMQVAMLVPEAAKLKKKRWALVYPNYEYGQSAAATFKRLLKAAQPDVEFVMEQATPLGNVDAGAVTQALADAKPDAIFNVLFSADLGKFVREGNTRGLFKDRAVVSLLTGEPDYLDPLGKEAPVGWIVTGYPWYSIDTPENKKFVAAYEAKYHDYPRLGSVVGYTAMMSIANGLKKAASPDADKLAAAFKGLTVDTPFGPITYRRQDNQSTMGAYVGVTGLKDGKGVMTSYRYVDGASVQPSDDEVKKLRPAE, encoded by the coding sequence ATGACGCCACTGCGCTTAACCCTCGCCGCCATCGCAGCGAGCATCGCATTCGCCGCGCACGCCGACACCATCAAGATCGGCGAAATCAACAGCTACAAGGCGCAGCCCGCGTTTCTGCTGCCGTACAAGAACGGCTGGAATCTCGCGCTCGACGAGATCAACGCGGCGGGCGGCATCAACGGCAACAAGCTCGAAGTCGTCTCGCGCGACGACAACGGCAACCCCGGCGATACGGTTCGTGTCGCGCAGGAACTCGTCGCGCGCGAACAGGTGAAGCTGCTCTTCGGCGGCTTTCTGTCGAACACGGGACTCGCGCTCGCGGACTTTGCGAAGCAGCGGCACATCTTCTTCCTTGCGGCCGAGCCGCTCACCGACAAGATCGTCTGGCAGGACGGCAACAAATACACGTATCGGCTGCGTCCGTCGACGTACATGCAGGTCGCGATGCTCGTGCCCGAAGCCGCGAAGCTCAAGAAGAAACGCTGGGCGCTCGTCTATCCGAACTACGAGTATGGCCAGTCCGCGGCGGCCACCTTCAAGCGCCTGCTGAAGGCCGCGCAGCCGGATGTCGAATTCGTCATGGAACAGGCGACGCCGCTCGGCAACGTCGATGCGGGCGCCGTCACGCAGGCGCTCGCCGATGCCAAACCGGACGCCATCTTCAACGTGCTCTTCAGCGCCGATCTGGGCAAGTTCGTGCGCGAGGGCAATACGCGCGGTTTGTTCAAGGATCGCGCGGTCGTATCGTTGCTGACGGGCGAGCCGGATTATCTCGATCCGTTGGGCAAGGAAGCGCCGGTCGGCTGGATCGTGACGGGCTATCCGTGGTATTCGATCGATACGCCCGAGAACAAAAAATTCGTCGCTGCGTATGAGGCGAAGTATCACGACTATCCGCGTTTGGGCTCGGTCGTGGGCTATACGGCGATGATGTCGATCGCCAACGGCCTGAAAAAAGCCGCCTCGCCTGACGCCGACAAACTCGCCGCCGCATTCAAGGGCTTGACCGTCGATACGCCTTTCGGTCCGATCACTTATCGCAGGCAGGACAATCAATCGACGATGGGCGCCTATGTCGGCGTGACGGGGCTGAAGGACGGCAAGGGCGTGATGACGTCGTACCGCTATGTCGATGGCGCGAGCGTGCAGCCGTCAGATGACGAAGTGAAGAAGCTGCGTCCGGCGGAATAA
- a CDS encoding ABC transporter ATP-binding protein — protein MVMTLLKVDALNAFYGGAQILFDVGFEVQRGEVVALMGRNGAGKSTTMKAVMGLLPRISGAVSFMGESIAGMAPHRIARRGLGYVPEDRRVFGDLTVMENLDTGRQPPRDDAPLWTPEKLFRVFPNLGEMRNRRASRMSGGEQQMLTVSRTLMGNPRLVLLDEPSEGVAPVIVEQMADMILELKREGLAILLSEQNLHFAQLVSDRVYVLEKGQIRYRGAMNAFASDDAARREFLGV, from the coding sequence ATCGTCATGACGCTGCTGAAAGTCGATGCGCTGAATGCGTTCTATGGCGGCGCGCAGATCCTGTTCGATGTCGGCTTCGAGGTGCAGCGCGGCGAAGTCGTCGCGCTGATGGGCCGCAACGGCGCAGGCAAGTCGACGACGATGAAAGCCGTGATGGGCCTTCTGCCGCGCATCTCGGGCGCGGTGTCGTTCATGGGCGAGAGCATTGCGGGCATGGCGCCGCATCGCATCGCGCGCAGGGGTTTGGGCTATGTGCCTGAAGATCGCCGCGTGTTCGGCGATCTGACCGTGATGGAGAATCTCGACACGGGCCGTCAGCCGCCGCGCGATGACGCGCCGTTGTGGACCCCCGAGAAGCTCTTTCGCGTGTTTCCGAATCTCGGTGAGATGCGCAACCGTCGCGCGAGCCGCATGAGCGGCGGCGAGCAGCAGATGCTGACCGTGTCGCGCACGCTGATGGGCAATCCGCGTCTCGTGCTGCTCGATGAACCATCGGAAGGCGTCGCGCCCGTGATCGTCGAGCAGATGGCCGATATGATTCTCGAACTGAAACGCGAAGGGCTCGCCATTCTGCTGTCCGAGCAGAACCTGCATTTCGCGCAACTCGTCAGTGACCGCGTTTATGTGCTGGAAAAAGGCCAGATACGCTATCGAGGCGCGATGAACGCATTCGCCAGCGACGATGCCGCGCGCCGCGAATTCCTTGGCGTATGA
- a CDS encoding ABC transporter ATP-binding protein: MTILLSIAHLSKSFDGVQAVDDVSFDLEAGRLLALIGPNGAGKSTCFNMINGQLRPSAGSIRFDGRDIAGMRPRDIWRLGVGRTFQIAATFNSMTVLENVQMALLSRERRIHSLFGRVASWKEDEAMALLDLVGMTAHARRSCAVLAYGDVKRVELAIALANHPRLLLMDEPTAGMAPQERNELMALTARLSKERNIGVLFTEHSMDVVFAHADSLIVLARGRLIAQGDAEAIRNDARVREVYLGTGASFAPRAALGAGASS, encoded by the coding sequence ATGACGATACTGCTGTCCATCGCGCATCTCTCGAAGTCTTTCGACGGCGTGCAGGCGGTCGACGACGTATCGTTCGATCTCGAAGCGGGGCGCCTGCTCGCGCTGATCGGCCCGAACGGCGCGGGTAAATCGACGTGCTTCAACATGATCAACGGACAGCTCCGGCCGAGCGCAGGCTCGATCCGTTTCGACGGACGCGACATCGCCGGCATGCGCCCGCGCGACATCTGGCGGCTCGGCGTGGGCCGCACGTTTCAGATCGCCGCGACCTTCAATTCGATGACCGTGCTCGAAAACGTGCAGATGGCGCTGCTGTCGCGCGAGCGGCGCATCCATAGCCTGTTCGGGCGTGTCGCGTCATGGAAGGAAGATGAAGCGATGGCCTTGCTCGATCTCGTCGGCATGACCGCGCACGCGCGCCGCAGTTGCGCGGTGCTCGCATACGGCGACGTGAAGCGCGTCGAACTGGCGATCGCGCTGGCCAATCATCCGAGGCTTCTGTTGATGGACGAACCGACCGCGGGCATGGCGCCGCAGGAACGCAATGAACTGATGGCGCTGACCGCGCGTCTCTCGAAAGAGCGCAACATCGGCGTGCTGTTCACGGAGCACAGCATGGACGTGGTGTTCGCGCATGCAGACAGCCTGATCGTGCTCGCGCGCGGCCGTCTGATCGCACAAGGCGATGCCGAAGCCATCCGCAACGATGCGCGCGTACGCGAGGTCTATCTCGGCACGGGCGCGTCATTCGCGCCGCGTGCGGCTCTGGGCGCGGGAGCATCGTCATGA
- a CDS encoding ABC transporter permease: protein MLSNLLVQLVNGLADACALFLVASGLSLIFGVTRIVNFAHGSLYMLGVYIAYSLTSRFGASVAGFWASVAGAALLVGAIGAAIEVGVLRRIYRAPELFHLLATFALVLIIRDAALYVWGPEDLFGPRAPHLEGAVQLLGHALPTYDLALIVIGPLVLLALWYALTRTRWGTLVRAASADREMLGALGVNQAWLFTGVFFVGALLAGLGGALQVPRMSANLSLDLETIGNAFVVVVVGGMGSIPGAFVAALLIAEIKAMCIGIGHVSIGGIDFSLSKFTLVAEFVVMAVVLVLRPWGLFGRAQAIARSAAPADQPLRPATRTMKIGAAVVVAALALAPLAADAFPYLPVLLVEIMIAVLFAASLHFIMGPGGMHSFGHAAYFGLGAYGAALFLKVFALPMEAALVLGPLLAGMGALVFGWFCVRLSGVYLAMLTLAFAQIVWSVVFQWDAVTGGSNGILGIWPSPWLASPVAFYYLTLGFAVLGIWLLRRMLFSPLGFAMRAGRDSPLRAEAIGVNVARVQWAAFVVASLVCGLAGSLYAFSKGNISPEVISVGRSVDGLVMVLLGGIQTLAGPIVGASVFTWLQDTVARQTDYWQALLGAAILVMVIAFPQGIAGFVRDRFFREAQ from the coding sequence ATGCTCTCCAACCTGCTCGTCCAACTCGTCAACGGCCTGGCCGATGCCTGTGCGCTCTTTCTCGTCGCGTCGGGCCTGTCGCTCATCTTCGGCGTCACGCGCATCGTCAACTTCGCGCATGGCTCGCTGTACATGCTCGGCGTGTATATCGCCTATAGCCTGACGAGCCGTTTCGGCGCGAGCGTGGCGGGTTTCTGGGCCTCGGTGGCGGGCGCGGCGCTCCTGGTCGGCGCGATCGGCGCGGCGATTGAAGTGGGCGTGCTGAGGCGCATCTATCGCGCGCCCGAACTCTTTCATCTGCTCGCCACCTTCGCGCTCGTGCTGATCATTCGCGATGCCGCGCTCTACGTGTGGGGACCGGAAGATCTGTTCGGCCCGCGCGCGCCGCATCTCGAAGGCGCGGTGCAGTTGCTCGGCCATGCGTTGCCCACTTACGATCTCGCGTTGATCGTCATCGGTCCGCTCGTGCTGCTCGCGCTCTGGTATGCGCTCACGCGCACGCGCTGGGGCACGCTGGTGCGCGCGGCGAGCGCGGATCGCGAGATGCTCGGCGCGCTCGGCGTCAATCAGGCGTGGCTATTCACCGGCGTGTTCTTCGTCGGCGCGTTGCTCGCGGGACTCGGCGGCGCGCTGCAGGTGCCGCGCATGTCGGCGAATCTGTCGCTCGATCTCGAAACCATCGGCAATGCGTTCGTCGTGGTCGTGGTCGGCGGCATGGGTTCGATTCCGGGCGCGTTCGTCGCCGCGTTGCTGATCGCGGAGATCAAGGCGATGTGCATCGGTATCGGGCACGTGTCGATCGGGGGCATCGACTTCTCGTTGTCGAAGTTCACGCTCGTCGCGGAGTTTGTCGTGATGGCCGTCGTGCTGGTGCTGCGTCCGTGGGGATTGTTCGGGCGCGCGCAGGCCATCGCCCGTTCCGCCGCGCCCGCCGATCAGCCTTTGCGGCCCGCCACGCGCACCATGAAGATCGGCGCGGCCGTCGTCGTGGCTGCGCTTGCGCTCGCGCCGCTCGCCGCCGATGCGTTTCCGTATCTGCCCGTGCTGCTGGTCGAGATCATGATTGCGGTGCTGTTCGCCGCGAGCCTGCACTTCATCATGGGACCGGGCGGCATGCACTCGTTCGGCCACGCGGCGTACTTCGGGCTGGGCGCATACGGCGCGGCCCTGTTTCTCAAGGTCTTCGCGTTGCCGATGGAAGCCGCGCTCGTGCTTGGTCCGCTTCTCGCGGGCATGGGCGCGCTCGTGTTCGGCTGGTTCTGCGTGCGTCTCTCCGGTGTGTATCTGGCGATGCTCACGCTCGCGTTCGCGCAGATCGTGTGGTCCGTCGTCTTTCAATGGGACGCGGTGACGGGCGGCAGCAACGGCATTCTGGGCATCTGGCCGTCGCCGTGGCTCGCATCGCCGGTCGCGTTCTACTACCTCACGCTCGGGTTCGCGGTGCTCGGCATCTGGCTGTTGCGCCGCATGCTGTTTTCGCCGCTGGGCTTCGCGATGCGCGCGGGCCGCGATTCGCCCTTGCGCGCCGAAGCGATCGGCGTGAACGTCGCGCGCGTGCAGTGGGCCGCGTTCGTCGTCGCATCGCTCGTGTGCGGGCTGGCGGGTTCGCTCTACGCATTCTCGAAGGGCAACATCTCGCCCGAAGTCATCAGCGTGGGCCGCTCGGTCGATGGCCTCGTGATGGTCCTGCTCGGCGGCATTCAGACGCTGGCCGGACCGATCGTCGGCGCGAGCGTGTTCACCTGGTTGCAAGACACTGTCGCGCGACAGACCGACTACTGGCAGGCGCTGCTCGGCGCGGCGATTCTCGTGATGGTCATCGCGTTTCCGCAAGGCATTGCGGGCTTCGTGCGCGATCGATTCTTCCGGGAGGCGCAATGA
- a CDS encoding glutamine synthetase family protein — protein MERIDEFLRKHRITEIEAIIPDMAGTARGKIIPRSKFESGESMRLPQAVMIQTVTGDYPVDGSFTGVTDPDMVCVPDPATIRLIPWAVDPTAQVIHDCVHFDGTPVAISPRRVLRQVLQKFAAKGWRPVVAPELEFFLVDMNRDPDLPLQPPVGRTGRAETGRQAYSIDAVNEFDPLFEDIYEYCEVQELEVDTLIHEVGAAQMEINFMHGDALNLADRVFLFKRTVREAALRHKMYATFMAKPMETEPGSAMHVHQSIVDEETGRNLFTNREGEPTGLFYSYIAGLQKYTPALMPIFAPYINSYRRLSRFMAAPINVQWGYDNRTVGFRVPHSSPQARRIENRIPGVDCNPYLAIAATLAAGYLGMTQHLEPTEPLASDGYRQPYQLPRNLEEGLTLMGACEPLAEMFGEKFVRAFLALKETEYEAFFRVISSWERKHLLLHV, from the coding sequence ATGGAACGCATCGACGAATTCCTCCGAAAACATCGCATCACCGAAATCGAAGCGATCATTCCCGATATGGCCGGCACCGCGCGCGGCAAGATCATTCCGCGCAGCAAGTTCGAATCGGGCGAATCGATGCGCCTGCCGCAAGCCGTGATGATCCAGACCGTCACGGGCGACTATCCCGTCGACGGCAGCTTCACCGGCGTCACCGATCCCGACATGGTGTGCGTGCCCGATCCCGCGACGATCCGCCTGATCCCGTGGGCCGTCGATCCGACCGCGCAGGTCATCCACGACTGCGTGCATTTCGACGGCACGCCCGTCGCCATTTCGCCGCGTCGCGTATTGCGGCAAGTGCTGCAGAAATTCGCGGCGAAGGGCTGGCGGCCGGTCGTCGCGCCCGAACTCGAATTCTTTCTCGTCGACATGAACCGCGATCCGGACCTGCCGTTGCAGCCGCCCGTCGGCAGAACCGGGCGCGCGGAAACGGGACGTCAGGCCTATTCGATCGATGCGGTCAACGAGTTCGATCCGCTCTTCGAAGACATCTACGAGTATTGCGAAGTGCAGGAACTCGAAGTCGACACGCTGATTCACGAAGTGGGCGCGGCGCAGATGGAAATCAACTTCATGCACGGCGACGCGCTCAATCTCGCGGACCGCGTGTTTCTCTTCAAGCGCACGGTGCGCGAGGCGGCGCTGCGCCACAAGATGTACGCGACTTTCATGGCCAAGCCGATGGAAACCGAGCCGGGTTCGGCGATGCACGTGCATCAGAGCATCGTCGATGAAGAGACCGGGCGCAATCTCTTCACCAATCGCGAAGGCGAACCGACCGGGCTTTTCTATAGCTACATCGCGGGCTTGCAGAAATACACGCCCGCGCTCATGCCGATCTTCGCGCCGTATATCAATTCTTATCGCCGGCTATCGCGCTTCATGGCCGCGCCGATCAACGTGCAATGGGGCTACGACAATCGCACCGTGGGCTTTCGCGTGCCGCATTCGTCGCCACAGGCGCGGCGCATCGAGAATCGCATACCGGGCGTCGACTGCAACCCGTATCTCGCGATCGCGGCGACGCTGGCCGCCGGTTATCTCGGCATGACGCAGCATCTCGAACCGACCGAGCCGCTTGCAAGCGACGGCTATCGCCAGCCGTATCAGCTGCCGCGCAATCTCGAAGAAGGCCTCACGCTGATGGGCGCCTGCGAGCCGCTCGCCGAGATGTTCGGCGAGAAGTTCGTGCGCGCGTTTCTCGCGCTGAAGGAAACCGAATATGAAGCGTTCTTCCGCGTGATCAGTTCGTGGGAACGCAAGCATCTCTTATTGCACGTCTGA